The window TTTTTTGCGCATAAGTTTGGGCAGACACAAATCTTTAAGCGAACATGCGCTGCATCCTTTTTTCGGCTTGACCTTTGGCGTATGCTGTTTTTCATAAAGGCTGTGCATCTCAAAAATAGCATCCCTGACCTGTCCGCGCAGTTCAGCCGTAAATACTACTGCTGTCCTTCTCTTTGCTTCATTGTAATATAGCGCACCGGAAGGAATACTGCAGCACAGCATTTCTTCAATGCACATTGCCTGGGCGCAAAGCTGCATTTCGTCCGCAAGATGCTCTTTGGGCTTTCCCCGCTTGTACTCCACGGGCATGGGCAGCCACGTTCCGTCCTCGCCTTTGAGCGTTATGCCGCCGTCTGCAAGTCTGAACTCCACAACGTCGCACTGACCGGATATGCCGAGGGCGCGGGAGAAAACGGGCATCCCCCTGGTTATAATAACATTACCCCGCTTCTCGCGGCGTTCCCAGTCGTGGGCATTTTTATGCATTAAATCACCCTCTACAGTCCTTAGATTCTCTGCCCACTGCTGCTCAATGTGGATAAGCGCCCACTGTCGGCGGCAGAACACAAAGTGCTGTATCCCGGAAAGCTGGAGCAGGTCTTCATCCTTATATCTCATATCATCCTTGTACAAGTCACACCTGCGGGGATCATATCGTCATCTACCGTAACAACATAATCCGTGTAGGCTCTGGGGGACACTACGTCCGCCTTTTTTTGCGCTTTTACGAGCTCAAAAAGCTTATGAGCCGGAGCATTTCCCAACTCGGAATCATGCTTAAATACGACAAGCTCTCTCAACGCCATTTTCCCTCTCGCAGCGGATCGGTCATTTTCAAACATATTGATGACTGCCTGCCAAAGCAGTGTAATATCCTCATCGGAAAATCCAGTTGACTTTCTTGCC of the Clostridia bacterium genome contains:
- the cas4 gene encoding CRISPR-associated protein Cas4 produces the protein MRYKDEDLLQLSGIQHFVFCRRQWALIHIEQQWAENLRTVEGDLMHKNAHDWERREKRGNVIITRGMPVFSRALGISGQCDVVEFRLADGGITLKGEDGTWLPMPVEYKRGKPKEHLADEMQLCAQAMCIEEMLCCSIPSGALYYNEAKRRTAVVFTAELRGQVRDAIFEMHSLYEKQHTPKVKPKKGCSACSLKDLCLPKLMRKKSVKSYMKEAMEDDI